The bacterium genome includes a window with the following:
- a CDS encoding class I tRNA ligase family protein, whose product MLEGLKEFKLPEIEEKVLKFWKEKKIFEKSLKNREGAKPFRFFEGPPTANGRPGLHHVLARAFKDIVCRYKTMQGFFVGRRAGWDTHGLPVELEVEKKLGIKNKSEIEKFGIAEFNSQAKTSVWTYKSEWEKLTERIGFWLDFEHPYTTYDNSYIESLWWVFSSIAKKGYLKKLYKIVPWCPRCQTPLSSHELGQPGAYKLTKDPSVYVKFKIKKNESLLVWTTTPWTLPANVAVAVNSKLTYTKYKVGDEFVWSYSPPPSPMADENGKQPQVEVVEKISGKKLVGLRYEPLYKLTGDQQLTTDNHKVIAADFVSTEEGTGLVHIAPAFGEDDLRVAGKDAVPVTIDDRGLMNKGLPGAGRFIKQADADIIADLQKRGLLYSHGEIEHEYPFCWRCSTPLIYFARFSWFFETSKLKKEFLEANKKINWTPDHIQEGRFGGWLKDLKDWSISRNRYWGTPIPIWECAKNEEHRRVIGSLEDLDKNPYTKNNFFMARHCESDHNVTNIVATGGKWKTASKLTKKGLEQAEKLGKALAKKKIELIFASPYSRTQQTAKIIAKHTGAKIITDERLTELNTGIFSGRTTEEFFGFFQNKLEEFTKTPPGGENLTDAKKRMLEALRDINSKYDGKNILIVSHGHPLWAMYGAAQGWTNQQIVDGYYPLVGEYKEVELKNWPFDRNGELDVHRPFIDEVFLKCEECGGKMQRIKDVADVWFDSGAMPFAQWHYPFENKKLLDKGEQFPADYIAEGIDQTRGWFYTLLAVSTLLGKGLSYKNVICLGLLLDKNGQKMSKSKGNVVDPWQIIQKYGSDVVRWYFYTVNPPGEPKRFDELDLGKTLRKIFMLAYNSFVFYSTYGKDKSKPNVVLDQWITSRLHETAEIATAHLDKYAIGDAAKVIEAFVDDLSRWYIRRSRKNVSGKTLKMVLETLAKLMAPFAPFFGEALWQSLTTNDKRQTNSVHLVDWPKSQKLSVVSRKLLESMAEVRHLASLALAEREKAGIKVRQPLNKLNVKSEKLKNSDKELLAILADEVNVKEVVCNPKLNPPSALSGGGGEVELDTNITPELREEGIMRDLARMIQGLRGDANYQPKDIVIVSLELPAELMAVVEKRSAQLKSDVKAKSIEFKKAAKFDAELTSKIENWPVWVGVRKG is encoded by the coding sequence ATGCTCGAAGGACTAAAAGAATTTAAACTTCCGGAAATCGAGGAGAAAGTCCTTAAATTCTGGAAAGAAAAGAAAATTTTTGAAAAATCTCTAAAAAACCGCGAAGGCGCTAAGCCCTTCCGGTTTTTTGAGGGTCCCCCAACTGCTAACGGCCGACCGGGCCTCCATCACGTACTTGCCCGCGCTTTTAAAGATATAGTTTGTCGCTATAAAACGATGCAGGGGTTTTTTGTGGGTCGCCGGGCCGGCTGGGATACTCACGGGCTGCCGGTCGAGTTGGAAGTTGAGAAAAAACTGGGGATTAAAAATAAAAGTGAGATTGAGAAGTTCGGAATCGCTGAATTTAACTCTCAAGCGAAAACCTCCGTTTGGACTTATAAATCTGAGTGGGAAAAGCTGACCGAGCGGATAGGATTTTGGTTGGATTTTGAGCATCCGTATACCACCTACGACAATTCATATATAGAAAGCCTCTGGTGGGTTTTTTCCTCAATCGCTAAAAAAGGATATTTAAAAAAACTCTACAAAATTGTGCCGTGGTGCCCGCGGTGTCAGACCCCTCTTTCCAGCCACGAACTAGGCCAGCCCGGCGCTTATAAGCTCACGAAAGACCCTTCGGTTTACGTGAAGTTTAAAATAAAGAAAAACGAATCTTTGTTGGTCTGGACTACGACTCCTTGGACTCTGCCGGCCAACGTCGCAGTGGCAGTCAATTCCAAGCTTACTTATACAAAATACAAAGTAGGCGATGAATTCGTCTGGTCATATAGCCCCCCACCTTCTCCAATGGCGGATGAGAACGGGAAGCAGCCGCAGGTGGAAGTAGTGGAAAAAATTTCCGGTAAGAAATTGGTTGGATTGAGATATGAACCGCTGTACAAATTAACAGGCGACCAACAACTAACGACAGACAATCACAAAGTGATCGCGGCAGATTTCGTTTCAACTGAAGAGGGAACCGGTCTAGTGCATATAGCTCCGGCTTTTGGAGAGGACGATTTACGGGTCGCAGGGAAAGATGCGGTGCCGGTCACAATTGATGACCGCGGCTTAATGAATAAAGGTTTGCCCGGAGCCGGAAGATTTATTAAGCAGGCCGATGCTGATATAATCGCCGATCTTCAAAAGCGCGGACTGCTTTACTCGCATGGCGAGATCGAGCATGAATATCCATTTTGTTGGAGATGTTCGACTCCGCTTATTTATTTCGCGCGCTTTTCTTGGTTTTTTGAAACCAGCAAGCTGAAAAAAGAATTTCTGGAAGCGAATAAAAAGATAAATTGGACTCCTGATCATATTCAAGAAGGGCGGTTTGGCGGCTGGTTGAAAGATCTCAAAGATTGGTCCATTTCCCGCAATCGTTATTGGGGTACGCCGATTCCGATTTGGGAATGCGCTAAAAATGAAGAGCACCGGCGAGTGATCGGCTCTTTAGAGGATCTCGATAAAAATCCCTATACGAAAAATAATTTCTTTATGGCTCGGCACTGCGAATCCGATCACAATGTGACCAATATTGTTGCGACCGGAGGAAAATGGAAGACTGCTTCCAAGCTGACTAAGAAGGGGTTAGAACAGGCCGAGAAGCTCGGCAAAGCTTTGGCTAAGAAAAAAATAGAGCTAATCTTCGCTTCGCCGTATTCCCGCACCCAGCAGACCGCGAAAATAATCGCTAAGCACACCGGAGCGAAGATAATCACCGATGAACGCCTAACGGAATTGAATACCGGAATTTTCAGTGGCCGCACGACCGAAGAATTTTTCGGTTTTTTCCAAAATAAATTGGAAGAGTTTACCAAAACTCCTCCCGGTGGAGAAAATTTAACTGATGCGAAAAAGCGGATGCTGGAAGCTCTGCGGGATATCAATTCTAAGTATGACGGCAAAAATATCTTGATCGTGAGCCACGGGCATCCGCTCTGGGCGATGTATGGCGCCGCCCAAGGGTGGACTAATCAGCAAATCGTTGATGGTTATTATCCGTTAGTTGGGGAGTATAAAGAGGTGGAATTGAAAAATTGGCCCTTCGATCGCAACGGGGAGTTGGATGTGCATCGCCCCTTTATCGATGAAGTCTTTTTGAAGTGCGAGGAGTGCGGTGGAAAGATGCAGCGCATCAAAGATGTGGCGGATGTTTGGTTTGATTCCGGTGCTATGCCTTTCGCTCAATGGCACTATCCTTTTGAAAATAAAAAACTACTCGATAAGGGCGAGCAGTTTCCGGCCGACTACATCGCCGAAGGCATTGACCAGACCCGCGGCTGGTTCTATACCCTACTCGCGGTCTCTACTTTGCTTGGCAAGGGCTTGTCGTATAAAAATGTAATTTGTCTTGGTTTGTTGTTGGATAAGAATGGGCAGAAAATGTCCAAGTCCAAAGGTAATGTGGTGGATCCGTGGCAAATAATTCAGAAATATGGGTCAGATGTGGTACGTTGGTATTTTTACACAGTGAATCCTCCCGGCGAACCGAAGCGTTTTGATGAGTTGGATCTCGGAAAGACCCTGCGGAAGATTTTTATGCTCGCCTATAACTCCTTCGTCTTCTATAGCACCTATGGGAAAGATAAATCGAAGCCAAATGTAGTTTTGGATCAGTGGATAACTTCCCGCTTGCACGAAACTGCCGAAATCGCGACTGCCCATTTGGATAAATATGCCATCGGAGATGCCGCTAAAGTAATTGAAGCCTTCGTGGACGATCTTTCAAGGTGGTATATCCGCCGGTCCCGTAAAAATGTGTCGGGAAAAACTTTAAAAATGGTTTTGGAAACTTTGGCAAAGCTAATGGCCCCATTTGCGCCGTTTTTCGGAGAGGCGCTTTGGCAATCACTAACAACAAACGACAAACGACAAACGAACAGCGTTCATTTGGTTGACTGGCCAAAAAGTCAGAAGTTGTCAGTCGTAAGTCGTAAGTTGCTTGAGAGTATGGCCGAGGTGCGGCATCTGGCGAGTTTGGCGCTAGCGGAAAGAGAAAAGGCGGGTATCAAGGTGCGCCAGCCGTTAAATAAGTTAAACGTTAAAAGCGAAAAGTTAAAAAATTCGGATAAGGAATTGTTGGCTATCCTAGCTGATGAGGTGAATGTGAAAGAAGTTGTTTGCAATCCAAAATTAAATCCGCCATCCGCCCTTTCTGGCGGAGGCGGAGAAGTGGAATTGGATACCAACATCACTCCCGAGTTACGTGAAGAGGGAATTATGCGCGACCTCGCCAGAATGATTCAGGGCTTGCGTGGCGATGCTAATTACCAGCCGAAAGATATCGTTATCGTCAGTTTGGAACTGCCGGCGGAGCTGATGGCGGTAGTGGAAAAGCGCTCTGCTCAATTGAAGTCTGACGTGAAAGCCAAATCTATTGAATTCAAAAAAGCGGCAAAATTTGACGCTGAATTAACCTCGAAAATTGAGAATTGGCCGGTTTGGGTAGGCGTTCGGAAGGGGTAG